The following proteins are encoded in a genomic region of Triticum dicoccoides isolate Atlit2015 ecotype Zavitan chromosome 1B, WEW_v2.0, whole genome shotgun sequence:
- the LOC119303965 gene encoding uncharacterized protein LOC119303965 produces the protein MEKATQESEQEAWQGAVEALLPSTPAAAAWPHLASFCALHRYLSGVDVCERVAGEDGHPGCVRYVASRAAPAPGEEDQDQHEAAPAAIATWAREELLELDDAARRLSYAVVGSNMGFGRYVATMMVVEEETEAAGCKLVWEFECEPVQGWSRDGLVGYLETTVKGMAARIVEAAAD, from the coding sequence ATGGAGAAGGCGACACAGGAGTCTGAGCAGGAGGCATGGCAGGGTGCGGTGGAGGCCCTCCTCCCGTCCACGCCCGCCGCCGCGGCGTGGCCCCACCTTGCCAGCTTCTGCGCGCTGCACCGGTACCTCTCCGGCGTCGACGTTTGCGAGCGCGTGGCCGGGGAGGACGGCCACCCTGGATGCGTCCGCTACGTCGCCTCCCGCGCGGCGCCTGCGCCGGGAGAGGAGGACCAGGACCAGCACGAGGCGGCGCCTGCCGCGATCGCGACATGGGCCCGCGAAGAGCTGCTCGAGCTGGATGACGCCGCGCGCCGGCTGAGCTACGCCGTAGTTGGCAGCAACATGGGGTTCGGCCGCTACGTCGCCACCATGATGGTTGTCGAGGAGGAGACAGAGGCGGCGGGTTGCAAGCTCGTGTGGGAGTTCGAGTGCGAGCCTGTGCAGGGCTGGAGCAGGGACGGGCTCGTCGGCTACCTCGAGACCACCGTCAAGGGCATGGCTGCGCGGATCGTGGAGGCCGCCGCCGATTAA